From Triticum aestivum cultivar Chinese Spring chromosome 4A, IWGSC CS RefSeq v2.1, whole genome shotgun sequence, a single genomic window includes:
- the LOC123083384 gene encoding scopoletin glucosyltransferase-like, translated as MAAQDEQPLHILFFPFLAPGHLIPTTDMAVLFAARGVRCTILTTPVNAAIIRSAVDRANDGFAGTSSSLAIDISVVPFPDVGLPPGLENFSALTSQDERDRFFRALPLFREPFGRLLADTRPDAVVSDSFFHWSADAAAEHGVPRIAFLGSSMFSRSCSDSMLRHNPLAAAPDDDPDALVSLPGLPHRVEMRRSQMMDPARASHWAFFENVNAADQRSFGEVFNSFQELEPDYVEHYRATLGRRAWLVGPVALASQDNMAGRGASAPSPDADVCLEWLDAKPAGSVVYVSFGTLASFSPAELHQLARGLDLSGTNFLWAMGGADTSPEKWMPEGFAQLVAPRGGGRGFILRGWAPQLLILNHPALGGFVTHCGWNSVLEAVSAGVPMVTWPRHVDQFNNEMLIVELLEVGVSVGAKDYGSSLDAHEVVAGEVIAGSIGRLMESDAIQKNAKDLAVKARSAVETGGSSYDAVGWLMDELTARRRSVNVKQAG; from the coding sequence ATGGCTGCTCAAGACGAGCAGCCGCTGCACATCCTCTTCTTCCCGTTCCTAGCCCCGGGCCACCTCATTCCAACCACCGACATGGCCGTGCTCTTCGCCGCCCGCGGCGTCAGGTGCACCATCCTCACCACGCCGGTCAACGCCGCCATCATCCGCTCGGCCGTCGACCGCGCCAACGACGGCTTCGCCGGCACCAGCAGCTCCCTCGCGATCGACATCTCCGTCGTGCCTTTCCCTGACGTCGGGCTGCCGCCGGGCCTCGAGAACTTCTCGGCCCTCACGTCCCAGGACGAACGCGACAGGTTCTTCCGAGCGCTGCCGCTGTTCCGGGAGCCCTTCGGCCGGCTCCTGGCCGACACCCGCCCGGACGCCGTCGTGTCCGACAGCTTCTTCCACTGGTCCGCGGACGCCGCCGCGGAGCACGGCGTCCCGCGCATCGCGTTCCTCGGCAGCAGCATGTTCTCGCGCTCCTGCAGCGACAGCATGCTGCGCCACAACCCGCTGGCGGCCGCCCCCGACGACGACCCCGACGCCCTCGTCTCCCTGCCGGGGCTGCCGCACCGCGTCGAGATGAGGCGGAGCCAGATGATGGACCCGGCGAGGGCGTCGCACTGGGCCTTCTTCGAGAACGTGAACGCCGCGGACCAAAGGAGCTTCGGCGAGGTGTTCAACAGCTTCCAGGAGCTGGAGCCGGACTACGTGGAGCACTACCGCGCCACGCTCGGCCGCCGCGCGTGGCTCGTCGGGCCCGTGGCGCTCGCCAGCCAGGACAACATGGCCGGGCGAGGCGCCAGCGCGCCCTCGCCGGACGCGGACGTCTGCCTCGAGTGGCTGGACGCGAAGCCGGCCGGCTCGGTGGTGTACGTCTCCTTCGGCACGCTGGCCAGCTTCTCGCCGGCGGAGCTGCACCAGCTCGCCCGCGGCCTCGACCTCTCAGGCACGAATTTTCTGTGGGCGATGGGCGGAGCGGACACTTCGCCGGAGAAGTGGATGCCGGAAGGCTTCGCGCAGCTGGTGGCACCACGCGGCGGCGGCCGCGGGTTCATCTTGCGGGGCTGGGCGCCGCAGCTGCTCATCCTGAACCACCCCGCCCTCGGCGGCTTCGTGACGCACTGCGGCTGGAACTCGGTGCTGGAGGCCGTGAGCGCCGGCGTGCCAATGGTCACGTGGCCGCGGCACGTGGACCAGTTCAACAACGAGATGCTCATCGTGGAGCTGCTGGAGGTGGGTGTCAGCGTCGGTGCCAAGGACTACGGGTCGTCCCTCGATGCCCACGAGGTGGTCGCCGGCGAGGTGATCGCCGGATCCATCGGGAGGTTGATGGAGAGCGACGCCATACAGAAGAACGCCAAGGACCTCGCTGTGAAGGCAAGGAGCGCCGTGGAGACGGGCGGGTCTTCGTACGACGCCGTTGGCTGGCTGATGGACGAGTTGACGGCTCGCCGGAGGTCCGTCAATGTTAAACAAGCTGGCTGA